A single region of the Streptomyces vilmorinianum genome encodes:
- a CDS encoding DUF2000 domain-containing protein, producing the protein MTTESTPVRFDTKIAVLLREDLESWQRLNVTAFLVSGIGSALPEVIGDPYADADGTPYLPMFRQPVLVFEGTKETLTAAHVRALSRSLPRSVFTSDLFATANDRDNRAAVRAVPKDQLDLVGLALHGPRNAVDKALKGARMHP; encoded by the coding sequence ATGACGACCGAGAGCACCCCCGTACGGTTCGACACCAAGATCGCCGTCCTGCTGCGCGAGGACCTGGAGTCCTGGCAGCGGCTCAACGTGACCGCGTTCCTGGTCAGCGGAATCGGCTCCGCGCTCCCCGAAGTGATCGGCGACCCGTACGCCGACGCCGACGGCACCCCGTATCTGCCGATGTTCCGCCAGCCCGTCCTCGTCTTCGAGGGCACGAAGGAGACCCTGACCGCGGCGCACGTCCGCGCCCTGTCCCGCTCGCTTCCCCGGTCGGTGTTCACCTCCGACCTCTTCGCCACCGCCAACGACCGCGACAACCGCGCGGCGGTCCGGGCCGTACCGAAGGACCAGTTGGACCTGGTGGGCCTCGCGCTCCACGGCCCACGCAACGCGGTCGACAAGGCCCTCAAGGGCGCCCGCATGCACCCCTGA
- a CDS encoding helix-turn-helix transcriptional regulator: MVARQEVSAWRPRTPGVVEVFHAHFTEHAYPMHVHDVWTLLIVDDGAVRYDLNRREHGTPRDTVSLLPPQVPHNGSPATSRGFRKRVLYLDLTQLDESFIGPAVDGPDLVDPLLRRRVGQLHAALSRRGDELEAAGRLALVAERLRGHLRPRLVAHPPPEAGRGVAHSLRELLDERLLHGVSLDEAAKLVHAHPTHLVRAFSAAFGIAPHQYLTARRIDRARQLLLDGLPPAEVAAAAGFYDQPHLTRHFKRLVGVTPGRYAGPKVPGPTGRE, from the coding sequence ATGGTGGCACGGCAAGAGGTCTCCGCGTGGCGCCCGCGGACCCCGGGCGTGGTGGAGGTCTTCCACGCCCATTTCACCGAGCACGCCTACCCGATGCACGTCCACGACGTGTGGACCTTGCTGATCGTCGACGACGGCGCGGTCCGGTACGACCTGAACCGGCGCGAGCACGGCACCCCGCGGGACACGGTGTCCCTGCTGCCCCCTCAGGTGCCGCACAACGGCTCGCCCGCCACCTCGCGGGGCTTCCGGAAGCGGGTGCTCTACCTGGACCTGACCCAGCTGGACGAGAGCTTCATCGGCCCGGCGGTGGACGGCCCCGACCTGGTCGACCCGCTGCTGCGCCGACGCGTCGGACAGCTGCACGCGGCCCTGTCGCGCCGCGGCGATGAGCTGGAGGCGGCCGGCCGTCTCGCTCTGGTCGCCGAGCGGCTCCGCGGCCACCTGCGGCCGCGGCTCGTCGCCCACCCGCCGCCCGAGGCCGGCCGCGGGGTGGCCCACAGCCTGCGGGAGCTTCTCGACGAACGGCTGCTCCACGGCGTGAGCCTGGACGAGGCCGCGAAGCTGGTGCACGCCCACCCCACGCACCTGGTACGGGCCTTCAGCGCCGCCTTCGGCATCGCCCCGCACCAGTACCTGACGGCCCGCCGGATCGACCGGGCCCGGCAGCTGCTTCTCGACGGCCTGCCCCCGGCGGAGGTGGCAGCCGCGGCCGGCTTCTACGACCAGCCCCATCTGACCCGGCACTTCAAACGGCTCGTGGGCGTCACCCCCGGACGCTACG